The region CCGCCCAGCCGCAATCCCCGCAGGACCCGAGTCAGCCGATGAGCGATGCCGGCGAACAGCTCGGGGACCAGGAGCCCGAGGCGAACCAGAGCCAGCGCGAGGCCGCGCGCCGCTTGCTCAAGCTCTACTGGAAGCTCGTCCAGGCCCAGGCCGGCATGAGCTCCCAGACCAACACGGCGGCACTCGAAGCGCTCGAGGACGCCACGCGCGATGCGCTCGAGGTCTCCCTGCGCGAAGAAGCCCACGAGGAGGAGACGGCGCGCCACCTGCGCCAGGGCCGGCGCCCGGATCGCCTGCGCGAGGCCGCGCGCCGGCAGATGGGTCTCTACCAGTCGATGGAGCAGGTGCGCGAGGCGATGAGCGAGGCGGCCAAGCTCACCTTCGGGGTCAGCCGCGAGGCCCTGCGCCAGAGCCAGGAGGCGCTCGAGGCGATGGCGGAGAGCGTCGCCGAGCTGGAGGCGGGCGAGGCGGAGGCGGGCGTCGCGAGCGCCGGCCGCTCGGTGGGGCATCTCAACGTCGCCGTCGTCGAGTTGCTGCGCGGCACGCGCATGCAGGGCGCCGGCACCGGCGCTTGCCCCAACCCGGGCTCCGCCATGCAGGAGCTGATGCGTCGCCAGGAGAAGCTGAACCAGGAGAGCCGCGGCCAGGCGGACCGGCAGGGCGGCGGCCTCTCGCTCGAGCAGCGCGCCGGCATGGCGCGCCTGAAGGCCGAGCAGCGCGCGATCCGCGAGGGCGTCGAGGAGATGATGGGCCAGGACGCCGACCAGCTGCTCGGGCGTCTGGACAAGATCGTCGAGGACATGCAGGAAGTGGAGCGCGACCTCGAGGCCGGCCGCCTGGACGCCGAGACGCTGCGCCGGCAGGAGAAGATCTTCGAACGCCTGCTCGACGCCCAGCGCTCCGTGCAGCGGCGCGACTTCAAGCCGGAGCGTCGCAGCGAGTCCGCCGGCGAGCTGGCTCCGCTCTGGCCCGATGCCGAGGACGGCCGCGATCCCCTGGCCAAGCTGCGCGAGGAGATCCGCCGCGGCCTCGGCGAGGCGGCCCCGCCCGAGTACGAGGAGCTGATCCAGGAGTACTACCGCTCGCTGCTGGAGCGCCAGGACAGCGCCGAGCCCCTGCCATGAGACCGCCGCCGCCCGCTTCCCGCGCGCCGCGCCGCGCACTCGCCTTCGCCCTGCTCGCCGGGCTCGCGCTGCTGCCCACCCGCGCCGCGCTCGCCCAGGGCACGCTGGAACCGGTGCCCCGCCCGGCGCCGCAGTCCCTGCGGCCGGTGCGTCCCTCCGATCCGCAGTCGAACCTGGCGCGCGAGATGCTCCAGGCCCAGCAACTCATGAAGCGCGACCCCGAGGCGGCGCACGCGCAGCTCGAACCCCTGCTTGCCCGCCACCCGGAGCACGCCGAGCTGCAGTACCTCGTCGCGCGCGCCTGCCGGCTCACGGGGCGCCTCGCGCCGGCCGAGCGGCTCCTGCGCTCGCTGCGCGAGCGCTACCCCGAGGCGCAGGGCTATCTCGGCGAGCTGGCCCTGGTCCTCCTGCGCGCGGGCAAGGATGAGGAGGCGAAGGCGCTGCTCGCCGAGCTCTATCGCCAGGGCCCCCCGCGGGCCGGCTCCTACGAAGCGGCGGCGAGCCTGCTCCTCGATCAGAGTCGCCCGGACCTCGTCGAGGCGATCTACCGCGAGGGCCTCCTTGCGCTGCCGCTGGCCGACGAGGGGGGCCGCCTGCGGCTCGTCCGTCGCCTGCTCGAGCTGTACAACCTGACCGACCAGCCCCTGCACACCCTGCGCCTGCTCGCCGAGACGAGCGCCCAGCTCAAGGAGCCGGGCCTGCGCGAGGCCCTGCTCGACGAGGGCGAGCGCTTCCTCGCCGAGGCGCCGGAGCCCGCGCGTCTCCTGCCCCTGGCCGACAGCCTCGCGGCCGGACCCAGCGCACCGCGGCTGGCGCCGCTGCTCCGGCAGATCTACCTCGCCGTCGGCGACCACGCGCGCTTCGCCGATGAGGTGCTGCGCGCCCCGCAGCCCGCCGGCGCCCGCGCGCACTGGCTCTACGGCGAGGGCTTGCGCTGCCTCGAGGACAGCGATCGCGGCGGGCCGGACGCGGCCGCGCGGCGGCGCGCCGCCGCCGATCGCCTCTTCAGCGCCGGCCTGGCAGAGGCCAGAACCTCGCCGTCCCTGCGGGCGATGCTGCACTACCAGCTCGCGCGCCTGCGCCTGGAGGAGGACGCCGAGGCCCGCCTGCGCGGCACGCCGCCAACGCCCGCGGCCACGGCCGCCCTGCGCGCCCTCCTCGCCGACCTGCGGCGTGAGCAGCCCGGCGGCGAGTGGGCGACGCGCGCCCTCATCGACGAGCTGCACCTGCTGCGGGATCGCCTGGGCGAGGCGGCCGCCGCCGATTCGCTGCTGCGAGCCTGGCTGCTCGAGCCCGAGCGGGGTCGCTCGCCGATCATCGAGGCGGCGCTCGAGCTGGAGCTGGGGGAGAACCTGCTGGCCGCCGGCCGCTTCGCCGAAGCCAAGGGCCACTACGAGAGTCTGCTGCGGCCCGAGCGGGGCGGCGAGACGCAGCCCGGCCTGATCGCCTGGGCGCGCTTCCGCAGCGCGGAGCTGCTCCTGCTCGCCGGCGACGCGCAGGCCGCGCAGGACAGCCTTGCCGCACTGGCCGAGACCGATCCCGGCGCGGCGCTCGCCAACGACGCCCTCGACCTCGCGCTGCTGCTGGCCGAGGCCGCCAACTGGCCCGAGAGCGTGCGCGCGCGCCTGCTCGCCGCCTGCCAGCAGGAGTTCGGCGGCGATCCCGCCGGCGCGGCCGCGCTGCTGCTCGGCTTCGCGGCCGAGTACCCCGAGGACGAGGCGAGCCCGGCCCTGCTCTACCGCGCCGGGCAGCTCGAGCTGCGCGCGCTGCGCGGCGCGGCGGCGCTCGCGGCCTGGCTCTTGCTGGCCGACCGGCATCCTGACGACCAGCGCGCACCCCAGGCCCTCGAGCAGGCGGCGCGCCTGGCGCTGCGCCTGGGCGACGCGCCGCGCGCGCGCACCCTGCTCGCGCGCATCCTCGCGGAGCACCCGGACTTTCGCCTCCGGCCCAGCCTGCGGGATCTTCAAGATCTGCTCAAGGAGAACGCATGAGACGGCTCCTCCCGCTCCTGCTCGCGCTGGTCGCCGGCGCCCCGGCCGCCCGCGGCGATCTGCTGGTGCCCATGGACCTGGAGCAGACCGATCACCTGCGCGCCTACGGCCTCGCCTACCACCGCCTGCAGCAGCAGGAGACGGCGCTCTGGCTGCTCAACTACCGCGGCGGCTCCTTCCTGCTCACCGACTCGGAAGCCGCGCGGCGGGAGGCCGTGCGCCTCGGCGTGCGCGTGGAGCCCGTCAGCGAGGGCCAGCGCGCGGCGATCTTCGGCACGATCGAGAAGAGCAACATGGAGAAGGTGGTGCTCGAGAAGGCGCCCGAGGTTGCCATCTACAGCCCGCCCACGGCGCAGCCCTGGGACGACGCCGTGATGATGGCGCTCGCCTACGCCGAGATCCCCTACACGGTGGTCTACGACCAGGAGGTGCTGGCCGGGCGCCTCGCCGACTTCGACTGGCTGCACCTGCACCACGAGGACTTCACGGGGCAGTACGGCAAGTTCCTCGCGCTCTACGGCAGCACGCCCTGGTACCAGCGCGACAAGCTGGTCTCGGAGCAGATGGCGGCGGCCGCGGGCTTCCCGAGCGTGAGCGAGCACAAGAAGGCGGTCGCGCGGGCGATCCGCGCCTACGTCGAGCGGGGCGGCTTCCTCTTCTCGATGTGCAGCGCGACGGACAGCATCGACATCGCGCTGGCGGCCGAGGGCGTGGACATCGTGGCGGCCGAGTTCGACGGCGATCCGCCGGATCCCGACTGCCAGGAGCGCCTCGACTACACGCGCGGTTTCTGCTTCAAGGACTACCAGCTGATCACGAGCCCGATGGTCTACGAGTTCAGCGACGTCGACGCCACGAACACGGCCCGCCTGCGCGGCCGCGGCGGCGACTACTTCACGCTCTTCGAGTTCTCGGCCAAATTCGATCCCGTGCCGACGATGCTCGTGCAGAACCACGTCGCCGTCGTCGAGGGCTTCATGGGCCAGACGACGAGCTACTACCAGCGCTTCCTGCAGGAGCACGTCACCGTGCTCGGCGAGGTGGAGGGCGCCGGCGAGCTGCGCTACATCCACGGCTCGCGCGGGCAGGGCACCTTCACCTTCCTCGGCGGGCATGACCCCGAGGATTACGAGCACCGCGTCGGCGATCCGCCGACCGACCTCAGCCTGCACGTGCACTCGCCGGGCTACCGGCTGATCCTCAACAACGTGCTCTTCCCGGCGGCCGAGAAGAAGGAGCGGAAGACCTAGGCGGCCTCCCGCCCAGTGTTGGACGCTAGGAGCAAGCGTATCTACGTGAAGGGAGGTGGCGAGTCATGAACACACGGGTCATGCTCGGGTCGGCGATCCTGCTCACTACCCTGGTGCTCTTCGCTGGATGCGGGGGCGGGGACTCACCGTCGGGGCCGGGGAACGGCGGCTCGACACCCAACATCACGAGCATTCTTCCCTCGGGGGCGGCGCCGGGAATCCCGATCCAGATCAAGGGCGCGAACTTCGACAGCGCTCCAGGTACGGTCACGGTGGGGGGCTCGGCAGCCACGGTCGCGTCCTGGAGTCCGACAGAAGTCGCGTGCACGATTCCGCAGGGACTCCCGCAGGTCATCGGGATCAGCGTCGAGTTGACGACAGCCGCGGGCAAGACGGCGCAGTCGACCATCGACATCACCCCACCCCACACGTACCGGGTGACGGACACCTCGGCCATGGACCACTACCCGTGCTGGTCGGGGGGCGGGGACTGGATCTACTTCAGCTCAGTGCTCCCAGGTAGCTCGAACTGGGACATCTATCGGATACCCGCCACCGGTGGCGTGGCGACACGGGTCACCTTCGATGACGAGCCGGACTTCTACCCCGATATGAACTTCAGCTCGGGGGAACTTGCGTGGAGCTCGCAGATGACTCACGTCAACAACTCCGACAACGACTACGAGGTCTTCTATGGATTCCCGGACTGCCTCCAACCGGGGTCGGGGTGCACGATCAGCATGCTCACTCGCAACACCTCGCGCGATCTCGATCCGGCCTGGGCGCGCACCGTCCACGCGGGCTATGAGCTCGCGTACACACATGAAGACACCCTCCCGTCTGGGAGTTTCGCCGCCTGGAAGGTCTGGCTCCATTCGAACACCGGCACCGTCGAACTGACCGAGGGCCGGCAACCGGGCTTCTCGCCCGACGGGACCTGGGTGGTGTTCAACCATGAGGACAACATCTACAAGGTGCCCACCACCGGGGGAACGCCGGAGCAGCTCACCGACACCGACCACGACTGGTATCCGAACTGGGGACCCGATGACCGCATCGTGTTCCAGCGAACCAACGGCGCCACCGCCGAGGACATCTTCGTGATGAACGCCGACGGGTCCGGCGTTGCGCCCATGGTGAACACGCCCAACTACGAGTACTGTCCCAGCTGGTCGCCCGACGGGAAGAAAGTCGTCTACTACGCCAACGTCATGGGGCAGTTTAACATCTACGTCTACGTGGTGCCCTGACGAGCGGTGACAGCGGCGGCGATCGACATGGCGGACGTGACGGTGCTCGCGGCGTCCTACGGTACGCAGGAGGGCGCCGCCGCCTACGACAACGACTGCGACGTGGGGCCGACGGACTCGCATCTGGGTGACGGCATCCCCGAGACGGACAGCCGGGTCAACTTCGAGGACCTGATGATCGTCGCCCTGACCTACGACGACGGCTCGCCGCAGCCGGCGGCGACGGGCACGGCAATGGCGCGACTGACCTGGTACCGGCTCGACGAGTACCGCTGGGCCTTGGGTCTGCTCGAGCCCTGCCGGGACCTGAAGGGCCTGAGCCTGCGTCTGGACCTGCCGGCCGCGGTCACGGTCGCGGTGACGGCAGGCCCCCTGCTGGCCGAGCAGGAAGGCCCGTACTTCCTGAAGGGCGGCGAGGACCTGAGCGTCGGCCTGGCCATGCTGGGTCCGGAGACGACGATCCGCGGCGAGGGCGAGCGGCTGCGCGTCGAGTTCTCGGCGCCGCTGTTGCCGGATCCGCCGGAGATCGTCTGCCGCAGCGCAAGCAACGAGGCGGTGGAGTTCACGCTGGAGGAGACGGCGATCGCCGAGCTGCCGACGCGCTACCAGCTGGTGGGCAACTCGCCGAATCCCTTCAACCCGAAGACGAGCATCCGCTTCGATCTGGTGGACGCGCAGGCGGTCCGCCTGGCGATCTTCGATCTGAGCGGGCGCTGCGTGCGGATGCTGCTGGACGAGTCGCTGCCCGCGGGCGCCCATGCCGTGGCCTGGGACGGCCGCGACGCTGCCGGACAGGCGCTGCCTTCCGGCGTGTATCTGTACCGCATCGAAGCCGGACCGCTCCGCGAGACGGCCAAGATGCTGTTGCTTAGGTAGGAGCCGCGATTCACTTAGAGGGGGGGGGCGTGCTGCGCCCCTCCACCCGAAGCCCGTCGGGATCAGCCTTGTCGGCGGCGGCCCAGACGATCGACTGGCCGCACATCCGGGATGGGGACGGGTCAACGACAGGGAGTCATCTTACTCGGCCAGCCTTGCCGCAAACCTTCGCTGGATCCGTCCTGGTTGCGCGCTCCGTGCGGCGCGCGCATAGAGGACCAGGAGGGAATCCAGGTCGAGGCATCTTCTAGCATTCGTGCTTGCATCCTTCACCCTGCTTGCGCTCGGCTGCTCCGAACTCGAGCGGCCGGCGCCGCTTGTGCCCGCGGGCGAGGGATCGGTCGCCGCGATCGATGCCGAGGCCCTGGCCTGGGATCTCCCCGCAGGTGACGCCCCGCTCCTCAGGAGCGGGGCGTTTCAGCGATTGACTGGCCGGGCCAGGCCGACCATGCTCGCTCCATCCCGAACGGAGGGGAGGAGATGAAGCGATGGGGATGGGTGCTGCTGGCGATGGTGTTCGCGTTCCCGGTTCTTGCGGCGGAATCAGCGCCGCCGCCGATGCAACCGGCGCTGCTGGTCATCGATGTGCAGAACGCCTTCCTGCCCTACATGGCCGAGCAGGACAAGCGCATCGCGCCGCTCACCGTCAACGGCGCGATCTGACTCCTCCGCACGCACGAGTTCCCGGTGATCCGCGTCTCCCACACGGACCCGAACTGGGGCCCGGCGCCGGACCCTGAAGGCGATGCTGGACGGCGCGCAGCTCGCGGAGGCCGCGGCCGGCAAGGACTGACAGGGCGACTCCGCGCGCAATCTGCCGCGCGCGGAGCGCCGGGGCGGCCCCGGTCTGCACCAGCGACCTCGACTACCAGAAGTAGTCCCCGAAAGCCTGCATCGCCAGGGCCTGCGCGAAGAGCAGCACGGAGAGCAGGCGCGCCGGGCGCTCCCGGGCAATGGCCGGCGCCGCCAGGATCGGCAGCAGGAGCAGCGGCAGGATGAACAGGCAGCCGCGCGCCGTCTCGCCGGTCTTGTAAGCGCCGGCAAGGAGCGCGCCGGCGAGACTGAGCAGACCGCCGCGCGTCCACTCTCGCCACTCGCCCCGCCGGGCCCGCCAGCCTTGCCAGGCGAGCGCGATCGCGAAGGGCCCGAGGAAGAGCAGGATCTCCGCCACGTCCTCCACGCGCGTTGAGACATAGGATAGGGGATCGGCGAGCAGGAGCCAGCCCTCGCGATTGTCCAGGCGCGCAGCGCTGATGCCGGCCTGCCAGTAGTCGAAGCCGACGAGGGGCCGCAGCGCCGTGAGCGCCAGCCCCGCCGCAAGCGCGAGCAGCGCGCTGCGCCAGAGCGTGCGCCGGCTGCGCAGCTCCACCCAGGCCAGCACCGGCAGCAGGTAGAGGAAGGCGAAGGTCAGCCAGGCCGCGACGAGCAGCCAGGCGAAGGCAGCCAGGAGCCGGGGCCAGGCGCGCTCCGGCTCGAAGCAGCGCAGGCAGCCGAGGAAGCAGCCTGCGATCAGGGCGTCCAGGCTGGCGACCGCGTAGATCTGCACTGCGGGCAGCAGGAAGAAGAGCCAGGTGCCGAGAGCAGCGCGCTCGGCGTCGAGGAAGCGGCCGAGGAAGCCGTGGAGGAGCCAGCCGCCGAGCAGCAGCGAGCCGAGGGCGAGCGCGAGGCCGATCAGGGCCGGCGCCGTGAGCAGGCGCGCGAGCGCCCAGAAGAGCAGCAGGGCGCCGGGCGGATGCGTGGCCGCGTGATTGCGCAGCCGCGGCTGGATGGCGTTGAAATCGTGGAGGGCCTCGCCGGGGCCGCTCAGCTCGATCGCCGCGTGGTAGTACTGGACGCCGATGCCGTCCGAGAGCCCGGCGATCGGCCTGGCGTAGCCGCCTTCCCAACCCTGGCCAAGTGCGGAGGCGAGCACGATCAGGCTGCCGCCGCCAACCACGGCGAAGCGGCCCCGCCGCCAGAGCTCGAACCTCAGGGCGATGGTGAAGAGCGCCGCCGCCGCCGCGAAGCCCAGCCAGTGGGCCGGGGCCGGCCAGCGCGGCTTGAAGATGCTCAGCGGCCAGTAGTGGGCGGCGTTGAAGTGGGTGACTTGCTTCCCGAGAAAGACGGCGCCCACGCCTGCCGCCCAGGCAGCGAGGAACAGCGCGGCTTGGCGCAGCAGGGTCCGGAACGTCACCGGCGATGCCTCCCGGGGCCAGGCGCAGATTCTTAGCAGGGGCTCGCCGCAGGGTCCAGCGCTCTCGGCGCCGCGGTCCCCGGGGAACCGCGGCGCCCGGCCTTCCCAGTGCTGGGAGTCCGCGTCGCTGACGCAGTCTGCGCGCGCGGTCGCGCTACCTGAGCAGCGCCAGCTTCCACTGCCCGGCGGCCTGCCCGTCGGCGACGAGCGCCGCCAGGTAGAGCCCGGAAGGCAGCGCACGGCCCTGCGCGTCGCGGCCGTCCCAGGCCGCGCTGTGCCGCCCGGCGTCCAGCGGGCCGGCAAGCAGGCTGCGCAGGCGCCGTCCGGCGAGATCGTAGATGGTCAGCTCCACCCGCGCGGCCGCGGGCAGGGTGAAGGCGAGTGTCGTCTGCGGGTTGAAGGGATTCGGGAAGGCGTTCAGCGCGCAGGCCGCCGGTGCCGTCCCGACGGCCGACTCGTCGCTGCACTGCGGCAGGAAGATCTCGAGGCGACCCCACTCCGCAGCCTGGTAGACCCGGCCCGCGCCCAGCGCCACCGCGCGCGGCTGGGCGCTCGTGGCGCCGGTACCGATCAGGCGCGGCGCGGTCGGCGCGGCGATGTCCACCACCTGCAGACCCGTGTAGGGGCTGGCCACGTAGAGCAGCTCGCCGTCGACGGCCATGTCGTAGGCGTCCCCGGGCAGGACGTAGTCGCAGACCCAGCTCGGTGCCGCGGGATCGGCGACGTCGATCACCTGGAGGCCCACGCCAGCACGGGCCATGTAGACGTAGTGCGAATGGCGGGCGATGCCGCCCGGTTCGCCGCCCACCCAGTCGCTGCCCACCACGATCGGGTTCTGCGGATCGCTGACGTCCAGGATGTGCAGGCCCTGGTTCCAGCCCGCCACGTAGAGCAGCGGATACTCGGCGACGATCTGGCCGGGCATCCACATGGACCACTCGGTGGAGATGTGCACCGGGTTGGCCGGGTCGCTGATGTCGACGATCCACACGCCATCCCAGCTCACCGAGACGTAGGCGTAGTCGCCGTGCACCGCCAGTCCGTTGACGATGTCGGTGAGGGGCAGCGAGCCCAGCAGGGCCGGCGCGCCCGGATCGCCGATGTCCACGACGTAGAAGCGGAACGAGTTGTCGGTCACGAGGGCGAGCTCGCCGGCGAGGGCTACGTGATAGGCCGTTTGGTCGGTGGCCAGTTCGCCCAGGAGCACGGGCGCGTCCGGGTCCGCCAGATCGAGGATCTGCAGCCCCGGCCCGCCGTGGGTGACGTAGGCGAGCCCGCCCTGGATCGCGATGTCCGTGGGGCCCCAGCCGGGGCAGGTCCAGCTCGCCGTCTGCAGCGAGAAGGTGGGCTGGCTCAGGTCGACGACCTGAAGACCGCCGATGCCGGCCGCCACCCAGTCGATGCCTTCTCCGATCGCGACGCCGAAGGCACCCTCGCCCGCGAAGACCCCGATGCCGAGACCCACGCGGCAGGCGAGGGCGGGCGCCGCGGGTGTGGAGACATCGATCACGTGCAAGCCCTGCGCGTGCGCGATGTGCACGTAGGGCCACTCGACTTCGAGCCGGCGGTCGTAGACGAACTCCTCGTTGAGGTCCAGGCTGCCGACTTCGAGCGGCGCGGCCGGAGTCGTCAGGTCGATCACGTGCAGGCCCGAGGTATCGCCGAGCAGGTAGGCGTGCGTACCCTCGACGGCGACGTCGCTCGTGTAGCCCGGAGAGGGCAGCGAACCGAGAAGCGCCGGCGCCGCCGCGTTGCCGACGTCGACGACCGCGATCCCGTAACTGCCGACGGCGAGGCAGGCCAGGTTACCCTGGACGGCCACCCTGGTCGGATAGCCGGCGATGGGGACGCTACCGACGATCGCAGCGGATGCCGGTACCGCGATGTCGACGACCTTCAGCCCGGCGTGGTCGGCGACGTAGGCGTAGTGGCCCGCGATCGCGACACCGAAGACGTAGCTGCCGGTTGCGACCGTGCGCACGAGGGAGGGCGCCGCCGGATCGCTGACATCGAAAACCTGCAGGCCGGCCTGCCAGTCGGCAACGTAGGCGTGGCCGCTGGCGTAGGCCACGTCGTCAGCATAGTCGGCCGTCGGCAGGGTGGCGAGGAGCTGGGGCCAGGCCGGATCCTGGAGATCGACGACCTTGAAGCCGTACTCGCCGCAGGCGAAGTAGCCGGTGTCGCTGGCCACGGCGACGGCGCGGGCGCCGTAGACGTTCACGCTGCCCATGACGTGGGGGGTGTCGGCGTAGTCCCCGCAATCCTGGGCGAGGGCCAGGCCGATGCCCAGGCCGGC is a window of bacterium DNA encoding:
- a CDS encoding tetratricopeptide repeat protein, encoding MRPPPPASRAPRRALAFALLAGLALLPTRAALAQGTLEPVPRPAPQSLRPVRPSDPQSNLAREMLQAQQLMKRDPEAAHAQLEPLLARHPEHAELQYLVARACRLTGRLAPAERLLRSLRERYPEAQGYLGELALVLLRAGKDEEAKALLAELYRQGPPRAGSYEAAASLLLDQSRPDLVEAIYREGLLALPLADEGGRLRLVRRLLELYNLTDQPLHTLRLLAETSAQLKEPGLREALLDEGERFLAEAPEPARLLPLADSLAAGPSAPRLAPLLRQIYLAVGDHARFADEVLRAPQPAGARAHWLYGEGLRCLEDSDRGGPDAAARRRAAADRLFSAGLAEARTSPSLRAMLHYQLARLRLEEDAEARLRGTPPTPAATAALRALLADLRREQPGGEWATRALIDELHLLRDRLGEAAAADSLLRAWLLEPERGRSPIIEAALELELGENLLAAGRFAEAKGHYESLLRPERGGETQPGLIAWARFRSAELLLLAGDAQAAQDSLAALAETDPGAALANDALDLALLLAEAANWPESVRARLLAACQQEFGGDPAGAAALLLGFAAEYPEDEASPALLYRAGQLELRALRGAAALAAWLLLADRHPDDQRAPQALEQAARLALRLGDAPRARTLLARILAEHPDFRLRPSLRDLQDLLKENA
- a CDS encoding asparagine synthetase B, translating into MRRLLPLLLALVAGAPAARGDLLVPMDLEQTDHLRAYGLAYHRLQQQETALWLLNYRGGSFLLTDSEAARREAVRLGVRVEPVSEGQRAAIFGTIEKSNMEKVVLEKAPEVAIYSPPTAQPWDDAVMMALAYAEIPYTVVYDQEVLAGRLADFDWLHLHHEDFTGQYGKFLALYGSTPWYQRDKLVSEQMAAAAGFPSVSEHKKAVARAIRAYVERGGFLFSMCSATDSIDIALAAEGVDIVAAEFDGDPPDPDCQERLDYTRGFCFKDYQLITSPMVYEFSDVDATNTARLRGRGGDYFTLFEFSAKFDPVPTMLVQNHVAVVEGFMGQTTSYYQRFLQEHVTVLGEVEGAGELRYIHGSRGQGTFTFLGGHDPEDYEHRVGDPPTDLSLHVHSPGYRLILNNVLFPAAEKKERKT